In a genomic window of Venatoribacter cucullus:
- the iscR gene encoding Fe-S cluster assembly transcriptional regulator IscR has translation MRLTTKGRYAVTAMLDLAIHAQQGPVSLNDISGRQGISLSYLEQLFAKLRRSELVASVRGPGGGYRLNRAPELLNVADIVDAVNESIDATRCNRRGNCQDGHECLTHHLWCDLSEQIHGFLAGITLASLIEREEVRATAERQNQLRHNRIAALESHDEIA, from the coding sequence ATGCGCTTAACCACCAAAGGGCGTTACGCCGTCACGGCCATGCTGGATCTGGCCATTCATGCCCAGCAGGGGCCGGTCAGTCTGAATGATATTTCTGGCCGTCAGGGTATTTCCCTGTCGTATCTGGAACAGTTGTTTGCCAAGCTGCGGCGCAGTGAACTGGTGGCCAGCGTGCGCGGTCCGGGCGGTGGTTATCGTCTGAACCGGGCGCCGGAGCTGCTGAACGTAGCCGATATTGTCGATGCCGTGAACGAATCCATCGACGCCACCCGCTGCAATCGCCGCGGTAATTGTCAGGACGGCCATGAATGTCTTACGCACCATCTGTGGTGTGATTTAAGTGAACAGATTCATGGCTTTCTGGCCGGCATTACCCTGGCGTCACTGATTGAGCGCGAAGAAGTGCGGGCCACGGCCGAGCGGCAGAATCAGCTGCGCCACAATCGTATCGCGGCGCTGGAAAGCCACGACGAAATCGCCTGA
- a CDS encoding aminotransferase class V-fold PLP-dependent enzyme, producing the protein MTPLYFDYAATTPADPAVAAVMAGCLTLDGTFGNPASRSHRFGWQAEQVVEHARRQLADLLGADPREIVWTSGATESNNLALKGVVEALRNKEPQRSLHIITSVIEHKAVLDTCAWLLQQGVHVTYLCPDADGLIQPQQVAEALRDDTCLVSLMAVNNELGTITDIAGVAAVLKNHAALLHVDAAQAIGKVPVHVQDWGVDLLSVSAHKFYGPKGIGALYVRREPQVPLAAQLHGGGHERGMRSGTLPTHQIAGLGEAARLVAANLAEECSRLGALRDQLWQGLQTLGDVYLNGHPTQRSAQHLNVSFAGVDGEILLASLAKVAVSSGSACNSATVAPSYVLKAIGRSDELAHAGLRFSLGRFTTAADVEAAVAEVGRVVKLLRKQA; encoded by the coding sequence ATGACTCCCCTGTATTTTGATTACGCCGCCACCACACCGGCCGATCCGGCCGTTGCCGCCGTAATGGCGGGTTGTCTGACCCTCGACGGCACCTTTGGTAACCCGGCTTCCCGTTCCCATCGTTTTGGCTGGCAGGCGGAACAGGTTGTGGAACATGCCCGCCGTCAGCTGGCCGACCTGCTCGGTGCCGATCCGCGGGAAATTGTCTGGACCTCCGGTGCCACCGAAAGCAATAACCTGGCCTTAAAGGGCGTGGTGGAAGCACTGCGCAATAAAGAGCCACAACGGTCGCTGCACATCATCACCTCGGTGATTGAACACAAAGCCGTGCTGGATACCTGTGCCTGGCTGCTGCAGCAGGGTGTGCATGTTACCTACCTGTGCCCGGATGCCGACGGCCTGATTCAGCCGCAGCAGGTGGCTGAAGCGCTGCGCGACGATACCTGTCTGGTCAGTCTGATGGCGGTGAATAACGAACTGGGCACCATCACCGATATCGCCGGCGTGGCGGCGGTGCTGAAAAACCATGCGGCGCTGCTGCACGTCGATGCGGCGCAGGCCATCGGTAAAGTGCCGGTGCATGTTCAGGACTGGGGCGTGGATCTGTTGTCGGTGTCAGCGCACAAATTTTATGGCCCTAAAGGCATCGGCGCGCTGTATGTGCGGCGTGAACCGCAGGTGCCGTTAGCGGCACAGCTGCACGGTGGTGGCCATGAACGCGGTATGCGCTCCGGCACCTTACCGACCCATCAGATTGCCGGTCTGGGCGAGGCGGCGCGTCTTGTCGCGGCTAATCTGGCTGAAGAATGTAGCCGTCTGGGCGCCTTGCGCGACCAGCTTTGGCAAGGTCTGCAGACGCTGGGGGATGTCTACCTCAATGGCCACCCGACGCAGCGGTCGGCGCAGCATCTGAACGTCAGTTTTGCCGGCGTCGATGGTGAAATTCTGCTGGCCTCGCTGGCCAAGGTGGCGGTGTCGTCCGGCTCGGCCTGTAACTCGGCCACCGTGGCGCCGTCCTATGTGCTGAAGGCCATTGGCCGCAGTGACGAACTGGCCCATGCCGGCCTGCGTTTCAGCCTCGGACGCTTTACCACCGCAGCCGATGTTGAAGCGGCGGTGGCGGAAGTAGGGCGGGTGGTGAAGTTGCTGCGCAAACAGGCATAA
- the ndk gene encoding nucleoside-diphosphate kinase, with translation MAVERTLSIVKPDAVAKNVIGEIVTRFEKAGLQVVAAKMIKLDDEKAGGFYAEHKERPFFKDLVSFMTSGPVVVQVLEGENAIAKNRELMGATNPKEAAAGTIRADFAESIDANAVHGSDSAASAEREIAYFFAADEICAR, from the coding sequence ATGGCTGTTGAACGCACTCTGTCCATCGTAAAACCGGACGCCGTTGCCAAAAACGTAATTGGCGAAATCGTTACCCGTTTTGAAAAAGCCGGCCTGCAGGTTGTGGCTGCCAAAATGATCAAACTGGACGACGAAAAAGCCGGCGGTTTCTACGCTGAACACAAAGAGCGTCCTTTCTTCAAAGATCTGGTGTCTTTCATGACCTCTGGTCCGGTGGTTGTTCAGGTGCTGGAAGGCGAAAACGCCATTGCCAAAAACCGTGAACTGATGGGTGCTACCAACCCGAAAGAAGCCGCTGCCGGTACTATCCGTGCCGATTTCGCTGAAAGCATCGATGCCAACGCCGTACACGGTTCTGACTCTGCTGCTTCTGCTGAGCGTGAAATCGCTTACTTCTTCGCTGCAGACGAAATCTGCGCCCGCTGA
- the rlmN gene encoding 23S rRNA (adenine(2503)-C(2))-methyltransferase RlmN has product MTETTQKINLLGLSPAKMEAFFADMGEKKFRAQQMLKWIHQYGQPDFNSMTNMSKALRQRISEVAEIRLPEVVYEDFSKDGTRKWVMRVDGGSAIETVYIPEKDRGTLCVSSQIGCSLDCSFCSTGKQGFNRDLSVAEIIGQVYVAAMSFHEQGERRERRITNVVMMGMGEPLLNFDNVVDAMQLMMDDNAYGLSKRRVTLSTSGVVPMMDKLGDVTDVSLAVSLHAPNDELRNQLVPINKKYPLKELLAATNRYLAKLPDRRKATIEYTMMEGVNDELEHAEQLAELLRDTPCKINLIPFNPFPNSGYKRPSNNRVYRFRDYLQSKNYIVTIRSTRGDDIDAACGQLVGRVEDRTRRSERYIKAVQIDDVTQGKAL; this is encoded by the coding sequence ATGACCGAAACCACACAAAAGATCAATCTGCTGGGGCTGTCACCGGCCAAAATGGAAGCCTTTTTTGCCGATATGGGTGAAAAGAAATTCCGTGCCCAGCAAATGCTGAAATGGATTCATCAGTACGGGCAACCCGACTTCAACAGCATGACCAACATGAGCAAAGCGTTGCGTCAGCGTATCAGTGAAGTCGCAGAAATCCGCCTGCCGGAAGTGGTTTACGAAGATTTCTCCAAAGACGGTACCCGTAAGTGGGTGATGCGCGTGGATGGCGGCAGCGCCATTGAAACCGTGTATATCCCCGAAAAAGACCGCGGTACTCTCTGTGTCAGTTCTCAGATTGGCTGCTCACTCGATTGCAGTTTCTGCTCCACCGGTAAGCAGGGTTTTAACCGCGATCTCAGCGTGGCTGAAATCATCGGTCAGGTCTATGTGGCGGCCATGAGCTTCCATGAGCAGGGCGAGCGCCGTGAGCGCCGTATCACCAACGTGGTGATGATGGGCATGGGCGAGCCGCTGCTGAATTTTGATAACGTCGTCGATGCCATGCAGCTGATGATGGACGACAACGCCTACGGCCTGTCCAAGCGCCGCGTTACCCTCAGCACCTCCGGCGTGGTGCCGATGATGGATAAGCTCGGTGATGTCACCGACGTATCACTGGCAGTATCGCTGCACGCACCCAATGATGAGCTGCGTAACCAGCTGGTACCCATTAACAAAAAATACCCGCTGAAAGAGCTGCTGGCGGCCACAAACCGCTATCTGGCCAAGCTGCCGGACCGCCGCAAAGCCACCATCGAATACACCATGATGGAAGGCGTCAACGACGAGCTGGAACACGCCGAACAGCTGGCCGAACTGCTGCGTGATACGCCCTGCAAAATTAACCTGATTCCGTTTAACCCGTTCCCGAATTCAGGGTATAAACGCCCCAGCAATAACCGCGTGTACCGCTTCCGCGATTATCTGCAGAGCAAAAATTACATCGTCACCATCCGCTCCACCCGGGGTGACGATATCGACGCCGCCTGCGGTCAGCTGGTTGGCCGCGTGGAAGACCGTACCCGCCGCAGCGAGCGCTATATCAAGGCGGTACAGATTGATGATGTGACCCAGGGAAAAGCACTATGA
- a CDS encoding tetratricopeptide repeat protein, producing MIRLSVTPRFFAPLLLLVASLLLTSCVTVTESRLTKKASPEKAVENYTQLGLGYLQRGRPDLARQRLQKALDIEEDYAPANDAMGLLWQTEGEFDLAEEYFRKAIRNDGSFTRARHNLGRLFSQTKEYASAESELKRASGDRYYDNRVGAMNDLALNFYRQNKIEQAIDTYGQTLRIAPYNAEALVNGSTLLFEAQRYEESLKYFDRFDRLVQREQAAHNAHSLWLGIKLLTIQQDTRRTIALATDLKRNFPDSVEYRLYQESLTGAN from the coding sequence ATGATCAGACTGTCCGTTACGCCCCGTTTTTTCGCCCCGTTACTGTTGCTGGTGGCCAGCCTGCTGCTGACCTCCTGCGTTACCGTGACCGAAAGCCGGCTGACCAAAAAAGCCTCACCGGAAAAAGCGGTCGAAAATTACACCCAGCTGGGCCTGGGGTATCTGCAGCGTGGCCGTCCGGATCTGGCCCGTCAGCGCCTGCAGAAAGCGCTGGATATTGAAGAAGACTATGCCCCGGCCAACGACGCCATGGGCTTGTTATGGCAAACCGAAGGCGAGTTTGATCTGGCCGAAGAGTATTTCCGCAAAGCCATCCGCAACGACGGTTCTTTTACCCGCGCCCGCCACAATCTGGGCCGGCTGTTTTCTCAGACCAAAGAGTACGCCAGCGCGGAAAGCGAGCTGAAGCGCGCCAGTGGTGACCGTTATTACGACAACCGGGTCGGTGCCATGAATGACCTGGCGCTGAATTTTTACCGCCAGAACAAAATTGAACAGGCCATTGATACCTACGGCCAGACCCTGCGCATTGCGCCTTACAATGCCGAAGCGCTGGTAAACGGCTCTACGCTGTTGTTTGAAGCACAGCGCTACGAAGAATCGCTGAAATATTTCGACCGTTTTGACCGTCTGGTGCAACGCGAGCAGGCGGCTCACAACGCCCACAGCCTGTGGCTGGGTATCAAGCTGCTGACCATTCAGCAGGACACCCGCCGTACCATCGCCCTGGCCACCGATCTGAAGCGTAATTTCCCGGACTCGGTCGAATACCGTCTGTATCAGGAATCCCTGACCGGAGCCAACTGA
- the ispG gene encoding flavodoxin-dependent (E)-4-hydroxy-3-methylbut-2-enyl-diphosphate synthase, translating into MHFENPIKRRVSRKIWVGNVPVGGDAPISIQTMTNTETCDVAATVAQIQRAQDAGADIVRVSVPTMEAAEAFGQIRKQVNVPLVADIHFDYKIALRVAELGVDCLRINPGNIGREDRVRAVVDAARHHGIPIRIGVNAGSLEKDLQKKYGEPTPDALVESAMRHIDILDRLNYPDFKLSLKASDIFMTVAAYKKIASQIEQPLHLGITEAGGLRGGTVKSSIGLGLLLWEGIGDTIRVSLAADPVEEVKVGWDMLKSLKLRSRGINFIACPSCSRQNFDVIKTMNELEMRVDDIRTDMSVSVIGCVVNGPGEAKETDVGLAGGQPNLVYIDGKPVGKLQNETLVDDLERLIRARAAELDEARQKLIASDL; encoded by the coding sequence ATGCATTTTGAAAACCCCATCAAGCGCCGGGTAAGCCGGAAAATCTGGGTTGGTAATGTCCCGGTGGGTGGCGATGCCCCCATTTCCATCCAGACCATGACCAACACCGAAACCTGCGATGTGGCGGCCACGGTGGCACAGATTCAGCGTGCCCAGGATGCCGGTGCCGATATCGTGCGGGTGTCGGTGCCGACCATGGAGGCGGCGGAAGCCTTCGGCCAGATCCGTAAACAAGTGAACGTGCCGCTGGTGGCCGATATTCATTTTGATTACAAAATTGCGCTGCGGGTGGCCGAGCTGGGCGTCGATTGTCTGCGTATTAACCCGGGCAACATCGGTCGTGAAGACCGCGTGCGCGCCGTGGTTGATGCGGCCCGTCACCATGGCATTCCGATCCGCATCGGTGTGAATGCCGGCTCGCTGGAAAAAGATCTGCAGAAAAAATACGGCGAACCAACGCCGGACGCGCTGGTGGAATCGGCCATGCGTCATATCGATATTCTTGACCGGCTGAACTACCCCGATTTCAAACTCAGCCTCAAAGCCTCAGACATTTTTATGACCGTGGCGGCCTATAAAAAGATCGCCAGCCAGATCGAACAACCGCTGCACCTCGGTATTACCGAAGCCGGCGGTTTGCGAGGTGGCACGGTGAAGTCGTCCATTGGTCTGGGGCTGCTGCTGTGGGAAGGCATTGGCGATACCATCCGCGTCTCGCTGGCGGCTGACCCGGTGGAAGAAGTGAAAGTGGGCTGGGACATGCTCAAGTCGCTGAAACTGCGTTCGCGCGGCATTAACTTTATCGCTTGTCCGAGCTGCTCACGGCAGAACTTTGACGTGATCAAAACCATGAACGAGCTGGAAATGCGCGTCGATGATATCCGCACTGACATGAGCGTGTCGGTGATCGGCTGCGTGGTGAATGGCCCGGGTGAAGCCAAAGAAACTGACGTCGGTCTGGCCGGTGGACAGCCGAATCTGGTCTACATCGACGGCAAGCCGGTGGGCAAACTGCAGAACGAAACCCTGGTCGATGACCTTGAACGGCTGATTCGGGCGCGCGCCGCCGAGCTGGATGAAGCCCGGCAAAAATTGATTGCCAGCGATCTGTAA
- the hisS gene encoding histidine--tRNA ligase — protein sequence MANKIQAIRGMNDILPAQSPVWQYLEGTVKELLASYGYDEIRMPIVEQTALFKRSIGEVTDIVEKEMYTFDDRNGDSLTLRPEGTASCVRACEEHGLLYNQTQRLWYTGPMFRHERPQKGRYRQFYQIGVETFGIASADIDAEVILMTARLWQQLGLTDAVTLQLNTLGSNEARARYRDALVDFLGARKEQLDEDSQRRLETNPLRVLDSKDPATQALLADAPQLHDYLDDDSRAHFAELRSILDAAGVQYEINQRLVRGLDYYCKTVFEWVTDKLGSQGTVCAGGRYDGLVEQLGGKPTPAVGFAMGVERLILLLETQELIPPAVMQTIDLYICPVGEGSARSALLLADRLRDEHSWLRIQTHCGGGSFKSQMKKADKSGARFALLLGEDELANDSVTVKDLRTDSAQQTLAQAELAGWLTQQTF from the coding sequence ATGGCGAACAAAATCCAGGCCATCCGTGGCATGAACGATATCCTACCGGCCCAGAGCCCGGTGTGGCAGTATCTTGAAGGCACCGTTAAAGAACTGCTGGCGTCTTATGGCTACGACGAAATCCGTATGCCCATCGTTGAGCAAACGGCGTTGTTCAAGCGCTCCATCGGCGAAGTGACCGACATCGTCGAAAAAGAGATGTACACCTTCGACGACCGCAATGGCGACAGCCTGACCCTGCGTCCCGAAGGCACCGCCAGCTGTGTGCGTGCCTGTGAAGAACACGGCCTGCTGTACAACCAGACGCAGCGTCTGTGGTACACCGGCCCGATGTTCCGCCACGAGCGGCCGCAGAAAGGCCGTTACCGCCAGTTTTATCAGATCGGCGTGGAAACCTTTGGCATTGCCAGTGCCGACATCGACGCCGAAGTGATTCTGATGACCGCCCGCCTGTGGCAGCAGCTGGGCTTAACCGATGCCGTTACCCTACAGCTGAACACTCTGGGCTCCAACGAAGCCCGCGCCCGCTACCGCGACGCGCTGGTGGACTTCCTCGGCGCGCGTAAAGAACAACTGGACGAAGACAGCCAGCGCCGCCTGGAAACCAACCCGCTGCGCGTTCTCGACAGTAAAGACCCGGCCACACAAGCCTTGTTGGCCGATGCGCCGCAACTGCACGATTACCTCGACGACGACAGTCGCGCGCACTTTGCCGAACTGCGCAGCATTCTGGATGCTGCCGGCGTGCAGTACGAAATTAACCAGCGCTTAGTGCGCGGCCTCGATTACTACTGCAAAACCGTGTTTGAGTGGGTCACCGACAAGCTTGGCTCGCAAGGCACCGTCTGTGCCGGTGGCCGTTACGATGGTCTGGTGGAACAGCTGGGTGGCAAGCCAACCCCGGCGGTGGGCTTCGCCATGGGGGTGGAGCGCCTGATTCTGCTGCTGGAAACCCAGGAACTGATTCCCCCCGCTGTGATGCAGACCATTGATCTGTATATTTGCCCGGTGGGTGAGGGCAGTGCCCGCAGCGCCTTGTTGCTGGCCGACCGGCTGCGTGACGAGCACAGCTGGCTGCGCATTCAGACCCATTGCGGTGGTGGCAGCTTTAAAAGCCAGATGAAAAAAGCCGATAAAAGCGGTGCCCGCTTTGCCCTGTTGCTGGGCGAAGATGAACTGGCCAATGACAGCGTAACCGTGAAAGATCTGCGTACCGACAGCGCCCAGCAAACCCTGGCGCAAGCGGAACTGGCCGGCTGGCTGACACAACAAACCTTTTAA
- a CDS encoding YfgM family protein, protein MSDLRTDEEQVELIKSWWKENGKTLLLSVIVVLGGWFGWNSWQTSQQQKAEAASELYSQLVDAVAQPAAQQTEEQKASAAALATELKTTYAGTAYADFGALFLARFAADAGDFAAAAAELQAVVNTSKADAVKYTAQARLAQVLIQQEKFDEALALVNTVPDPAYTVQFEDAKGDALYRKGDNAEARNAWIRARDAAQTLGLNTQPLQRKIDALAAVAGDA, encoded by the coding sequence ATGAGCGATTTGCGTACGGATGAAGAACAGGTAGAACTGATCAAGAGCTGGTGGAAAGAGAACGGCAAAACCCTGCTGTTGTCGGTCATCGTGGTATTGGGCGGTTGGTTTGGCTGGAACAGCTGGCAAACCAGCCAGCAGCAGAAAGCCGAAGCCGCGTCAGAGCTGTACAGTCAGCTGGTGGATGCGGTGGCCCAACCGGCGGCCCAGCAGACTGAAGAACAGAAAGCCAGTGCAGCGGCCCTGGCGACCGAGCTGAAAACCACCTATGCCGGTACTGCCTACGCCGATTTCGGTGCCTTGTTCCTGGCCCGTTTTGCCGCCGACGCTGGTGATTTTGCTGCCGCTGCCGCCGAGTTACAGGCGGTGGTCAATACCAGCAAAGCCGATGCGGTTAAATACACCGCTCAGGCCCGTCTGGCGCAGGTGCTGATTCAGCAGGAAAAATTCGACGAGGCACTGGCGCTGGTGAACACCGTGCCGGACCCGGCTTATACCGTGCAGTTTGAAGATGCCAAAGGCGATGCGCTGTACCGTAAAGGCGACAACGCCGAAGCCCGCAATGCCTGGATCCGTGCCCGCGATGCGGCACAGACGCTGGGTCTGAATACTCAACCGCTGCAGCGTAAAATTGATGCTCTGGCAGCGGTGGCCGGAGACGCCTGA
- the bamB gene encoding outer membrane protein assembly factor BamB, whose amino-acid sequence MPKILVALLTLLVLAGCSSSPEKAPAEDAADKSGLPEFDAQADIRIRWRTQLGDGSGSNYIRLQPAVQNDTLYAADTSGRVTAMTLADGDELWSVDLDVPVLSGVSLAGEQLFVATRDGFLLSLNRADGTELWRSRLTSEALSPASADARRVFVHTVDGRVTAFERADGKQAWSYETAMPVLTVRGTGAPLVLEQLVVTGFATGKVVALDKTLGIPRWEVRLASPDGRSELERLVDIDGQPVWEEGIIYAASYHGNVAAISLNGETRWQEPGSSYGHPELALGNLYLTLDSDVIQAYDQNIGARVWQQPALSGRKLGQVTAHGRWLAVADNDGYLHLLSQVNGELAARRLLRPKPLHIVYPNQTEATNWRAVRGKHMGIRSALLSTPEGLLVYTNTGELLLLEIRDR is encoded by the coding sequence ATGCCAAAAATTCTTGTTGCCCTGCTGACCCTGCTGGTATTGGCCGGTTGTTCTTCCAGCCCGGAAAAAGCCCCCGCAGAGGACGCGGCCGACAAGAGCGGCCTGCCCGAGTTTGACGCGCAGGCCGATATCCGCATCCGTTGGCGCACCCAGCTGGGGGATGGCTCCGGCAGCAATTACATCCGCCTGCAGCCGGCGGTGCAGAACGACACCCTGTACGCCGCCGATACCAGCGGCCGGGTAACCGCCATGACGCTGGCGGATGGTGACGAACTCTGGTCGGTGGATCTGGATGTGCCGGTATTATCCGGCGTCAGCCTGGCCGGCGAACAATTATTTGTCGCCACCCGCGACGGCTTTCTGCTCAGCCTTAACCGCGCCGACGGCACGGAGCTGTGGCGCAGCCGTTTAACCAGCGAGGCCTTGTCGCCGGCCTCAGCCGATGCTCGTCGGGTGTTTGTGCACACCGTCGATGGCCGGGTCACTGCGTTTGAGCGCGCCGATGGCAAGCAAGCCTGGTCTTATGAAACCGCCATGCCGGTATTAACCGTGCGGGGTACCGGTGCGCCGCTGGTGCTGGAACAATTGGTGGTTACCGGCTTTGCCACCGGCAAAGTGGTGGCACTGGATAAAACCCTGGGCATTCCGCGCTGGGAAGTACGGCTGGCCAGCCCGGATGGCCGCTCCGAGCTGGAACGTCTGGTGGATATCGACGGCCAGCCGGTCTGGGAAGAAGGCATTATTTATGCCGCCAGCTACCACGGTAATGTGGCAGCCATCAGTCTGAACGGTGAAACCCGCTGGCAGGAGCCCGGTTCATCCTACGGTCACCCCGAGCTGGCGCTGGGCAACCTGTACCTGACCCTCGACAGCGATGTGATTCAGGCTTACGACCAGAACATTGGTGCCCGCGTGTGGCAGCAGCCGGCGTTATCCGGGCGCAAGCTGGGCCAGGTAACGGCCCATGGCCGCTGGCTGGCGGTGGCTGATAACGACGGTTATCTGCATCTGCTCAGCCAGGTGAATGGTGAATTGGCAGCACGCCGGTTGCTGCGGCCGAAGCCGCTGCACATCGTCTATCCTAATCAGACCGAAGCCACCAACTGGCGCGCGGTGCGCGGCAAGCACATGGGTATCCGCAGTGCATTGCTCAGCACGCCGGAAGGTTTGTTGGTGTACACCAACACGGGTGAATTATTGTTGCTGGAGATTCGCGACCGTTAA
- the der gene encoding ribosome biogenesis GTPase Der translates to MVPVIALVGRPNVGKSTLFNRLTKTRDALVAEIAGLTRDRKYGEGKVGDHPFIVIDTGGITGEEEGIDAAMAQQSYLAIQEADIVFFMVDVQAGLVAADRMIAEHLRRSGKHAYLVANKIDGKNPDIVLSEFFELGMGDPLPIAAEHNRGISALIDYVMDELPQDEQAENNAYFAELDGEELPPPHEELNVKGIKIAVVGRPNVGKSTLVNRFLGEDRVVVYDEAGTTRDSIYIPYERHGQDYTLIDTAGVRRRKNIVEAAEKFSIIKTLQAIQDCHVCILVLDARTGIVEQDLHMLSFVLNSGRALVLAINKWDGMDADAKQRVKDEIDRRFEFLTFAEMHFISALHGTGVGHLYESVDKAYQSAMAKWQTSMLTRILEDAVSSHQPPVVRNRRPKLRYAHQGGSNPPIIVVHGNLAKELPDDYKRYLANTFRRVLEIQGTPIRMEFRQGDNPFADKEKEIRHSSKKRAEAVERTTNKRKIKIEKARKQLRKSYKKPT, encoded by the coding sequence ATGGTTCCTGTTATAGCGCTGGTCGGACGTCCTAACGTTGGTAAATCCACGCTGTTCAACCGCCTGACCAAAACCCGCGACGCGCTGGTGGCGGAAATTGCCGGCCTGACCCGCGACCGTAAATACGGCGAGGGCAAAGTGGGCGATCACCCCTTTATTGTGATTGATACCGGCGGTATTACCGGCGAAGAAGAGGGCATTGATGCGGCCATGGCGCAGCAAAGCTATCTGGCCATTCAGGAAGCCGACATTGTGTTCTTCATGGTCGATGTGCAGGCCGGTCTGGTGGCTGCCGACCGTATGATTGCCGAACACCTGCGCCGCAGCGGCAAACACGCCTATCTGGTGGCGAATAAAATCGACGGCAAAAACCCCGATATCGTGCTGAGCGAATTTTTTGAGCTGGGGATGGGTGATCCGCTGCCCATCGCCGCCGAGCATAACCGTGGCATCAGCGCCCTGATCGACTATGTCATGGACGAGCTGCCGCAGGACGAACAGGCCGAAAACAACGCCTACTTCGCTGAACTGGACGGTGAAGAATTACCGCCGCCGCACGAAGAGCTGAATGTTAAGGGCATTAAAATTGCCGTAGTCGGCCGCCCCAACGTGGGTAAGTCTACCCTGGTGAACCGCTTTCTGGGTGAAGACCGGGTGGTGGTATACGACGAAGCCGGTACCACCCGTGACAGTATTTATATTCCCTACGAGCGCCACGGTCAGGACTACACATTGATCGACACCGCCGGGGTGCGCCGGCGTAAGAACATTGTTGAAGCGGCCGAAAAGTTTTCCATTATCAAAACCCTGCAGGCCATTCAGGATTGCCACGTCTGTATTCTGGTGCTGGATGCCCGTACCGGCATTGTGGAGCAAGACCTGCACATGCTCAGCTTTGTACTGAACTCTGGCCGTGCGCTGGTGCTGGCCATTAACAAATGGGACGGTATGGATGCCGATGCCAAGCAGCGCGTTAAAGATGAAATTGACCGTCGCTTTGAGTTTTTAACCTTCGCCGAAATGCATTTTATTTCAGCCCTGCACGGTACCGGCGTTGGCCATTTGTACGAGTCGGTCGATAAAGCCTACCAGTCGGCGATGGCCAAATGGCAAACCAGCATGCTCACTCGCATTCTGGAAGATGCCGTGTCCAGCCATCAGCCACCGGTGGTACGTAACCGCCGGCCGAAGCTGCGTTATGCGCACCAGGGTGGCTCGAACCCGCCGATTATTGTGGTGCATGGTAACCTGGCCAAAGAATTACCGGATGACTATAAGCGTTACCTGGCCAACACCTTCCGCCGCGTGCTGGAAATTCAGGGTACCCCCATCCGCATGGAGTTCCGCCAGGGCGACAACCCCTTCGCAGACAAAGAAAAAGAGATTCGTCACTCCAGCAAGAAACGCGCAGAGGCGGTCGAGCGGACCACCAATAAACGTAAAATTAAGATTGAAAAAGCCCGTAAACAGCTGCGTAAAAGTTATAAAAAACCGACCTGA